The Streptomyces sp. NBC_01197 genome window below encodes:
- a CDS encoding LLM class flavin-dependent oxidoreductase: MTQNIAPRDFVADHTVARSQRPMIGGPNKFKVAVFGANVTTGQGGLNLAENTIKLGNWDEIQGLAQKADRYGVDGFIPIARWQGLSGPDRPWGRQYETFTWAAGLAAATQNMQIFATCLVPFIHPVMAAKMMATVDHISGGRMGLNATAGYFKPEYHMFGVEVPEHDKRYELADEWMTIVERLWAVEDDYQFDFDGDFFHLQGAQSWPKPVQTPGPMVMSAGSSPAGQQFAFKHANILFAAIGSVEHSQSVTPKLRENADAAGREDLGLWSGVHIICKDTEKEAKEYLEYIEEKGDYESALRYKHIIQNGDARGWSWDHYKKSEDPKQDETIRTFFRAGLVPLVGTPEMIVDGLQKLHDSGITGICTGLVDYDEGLDRMNEQIFPLMRDAGLRA; the protein is encoded by the coding sequence ATGACGCAAAATATCGCACCACGCGACTTCGTAGCCGATCACACCGTCGCACGTTCTCAGCGCCCCATGATTGGCGGCCCGAACAAGTTCAAGGTCGCAGTTTTCGGCGCGAACGTAACGACCGGCCAGGGCGGTCTCAACCTCGCCGAGAACACGATCAAGCTCGGCAACTGGGACGAGATCCAGGGGCTCGCCCAGAAGGCCGATCGCTACGGTGTCGACGGGTTCATCCCCATCGCCCGCTGGCAGGGGCTCTCGGGCCCCGACCGCCCGTGGGGCCGACAGTACGAGACGTTCACCTGGGCAGCAGGCCTGGCAGCAGCGACGCAGAACATGCAGATCTTCGCCACTTGCCTCGTTCCTTTCATCCACCCGGTGATGGCGGCGAAGATGATGGCCACCGTCGACCACATCAGCGGCGGCCGCATGGGCCTGAACGCCACAGCTGGCTACTTCAAGCCCGAGTACCATATGTTCGGCGTCGAGGTGCCCGAGCACGACAAGCGCTATGAGCTGGCCGACGAGTGGATGACCATCGTCGAGCGACTCTGGGCGGTCGAGGACGACTACCAGTTCGACTTCGACGGGGACTTCTTCCACCTCCAGGGTGCCCAGTCGTGGCCCAAGCCCGTTCAGACGCCCGGGCCGATGGTGATGAGCGCGGGATCCAGCCCTGCCGGCCAGCAGTTCGCGTTCAAGCACGCCAACATCTTGTTCGCGGCGATCGGCAGCGTCGAGCACAGCCAGTCGGTGACACCCAAGCTGCGCGAGAACGCCGACGCGGCCGGGCGTGAGGACCTCGGCCTGTGGTCCGGTGTGCACATCATCTGCAAGGACACGGAGAAGGAAGCCAAGGAGTACCTCGAGTACATCGAGGAGAAGGGCGATTACGAGAGCGCCCTCCGCTACAAGCACATCATCCAGAACGGCGATGCCCGCGGGTGGAGCTGGGATCACTACAAGAAGTCCGAAGACCCGAAGCAGGACGAGACCATCAGGACGTTCTTCCGGGCCGGTCTCGTTCCGCTCGTCGGCACACCCGAGATGATCGTCGACGGGCTCCAGAAGCTGCACGACTCGGGCATCACGGGCATCTGCACCGGACTCGTCGATTACGACGAGGGTCTCGACCGGATGAACGAGCAGATCTTCCCGCTCATGCGCGACGCGGGTCTGCGCGCCTGA
- a CDS encoding NADPH-dependent F420 reductase, giving the protein MKIGVIGTGPIGTTLARRFSAGGHDVAVANSRGPETIDAETLEFGAHAVTAANAAQGKDVIVLSIPFGRIPAVAPLFASVPDQTVVIDTSNYFPHRDGAIEAVDNGQVESLWVTEQLGRPVVKAWNAVLSQTLEVMDAPAGTPDRIALPVAADSEEARRVGMRLVDESGFDPFDAGTLADSWRQQPMMPVYCTELDLKDLEKALNAADRDAAPHVRDRMLERVLEFTSTPTREQLLELNRSVHR; this is encoded by the coding sequence GTGAAAATTGGGGTTATTGGAACTGGGCCGATCGGGACGACACTGGCGCGCAGGTTCAGCGCCGGCGGACACGACGTCGCGGTCGCCAACTCTCGGGGACCCGAGACGATCGATGCCGAGACACTGGAATTCGGGGCGCATGCGGTGACCGCGGCCAACGCCGCTCAGGGCAAGGACGTCATCGTTCTGTCCATCCCGTTCGGGCGAATCCCGGCGGTGGCTCCGCTGTTCGCCTCCGTACCCGACCAGACCGTAGTCATCGACACCTCCAACTACTTTCCCCACCGGGATGGCGCCATCGAGGCGGTGGACAACGGCCAAGTGGAAAGCCTGTGGGTCACCGAGCAGCTGGGGCGGCCCGTGGTCAAGGCGTGGAACGCCGTACTGTCACAAACGCTCGAGGTCATGGACGCTCCCGCGGGCACCCCGGACCGCATCGCACTGCCGGTCGCGGCAGACTCCGAAGAGGCGCGGCGTGTGGGCATGCGCCTGGTGGACGAATCCGGATTCGACCCCTTCGACGCCGGTACTCTGGCCGACTCCTGGCGCCAGCAGCCGATGATGCCCGTCTACTGCACCGAACTGGACTTGAAGGACCTGGAGAAGGCCCTCAACGCGGCCGACCGGGACGCGGCCCCGCACGTCCGGGACCGCATGCTGGAGCGCGTCCTCGAGTTCACCTCCACGCCCACGCGGGAGCAGCTCCTCGAGCTGAACCGCTCCGTCCACCGTTGA
- a CDS encoding flavin reductase family protein → MTRSKVRTSSDDPMIVRNAFAQFPSGVAVLAVDIGGEKHALVASSFMVGASLEPCLVAVAVQKSSETWGLIKAADSLGVSIFGKGQGDLLRKLAGKDRAARFEQVAVEVGDEGAIFIEDAALWLECSIHEVSEAGDHWMALLEVKQLGVGQNEPLVWHGAKFRELIDA, encoded by the coding sequence ATGACCCGGTCCAAAGTGCGCACGTCCAGCGACGACCCGATGATCGTCCGAAACGCGTTCGCGCAGTTCCCGTCCGGCGTGGCGGTGCTCGCGGTCGACATCGGCGGCGAGAAGCACGCGCTCGTCGCGTCGTCTTTCATGGTGGGCGCGTCGCTCGAACCGTGCCTCGTCGCGGTCGCGGTGCAGAAGTCTTCTGAGACATGGGGCCTGATCAAGGCTGCCGACTCGCTCGGCGTATCCATATTCGGCAAAGGCCAGGGCGATCTGCTGCGCAAGCTCGCAGGCAAGGACCGCGCTGCCCGCTTCGAGCAGGTTGCGGTCGAAGTCGGCGACGAAGGCGCCATCTTCATCGAAGACGCAGCGCTGTGGCTCGAGTGCTCGATCCATGAGGTTTCCGAGGCAGGTGACCACTGGATGGCCCTGCTCGAGGTGAAACAGCTCGGCGTCGGCCAGAACGAGCCGCTCGTTTGGCATGGCGCGAAGTTCCGGGAACTCATCGACGCGTAG
- a CDS encoding SpoIIE family protein phosphatase, translated as MRSSPWRGDAWPSVFGEIATVVIDAQGTVLCWSRAAEELLERTAAEVCGKPAEDLLADTSEWCCRDEAEETGIPHAGRALLRHRSGDVVEVAFQVSPLPASSLLVLAAPARRVIDWEQGAALLRALFAQDQIGIGIHDSDLTVVRTNITPDMFGGIGLSIGGRLADVMSPQDAEGAEAALRRVLDTGVPLVRHEQWMGSPQIPGGRWSALSAFRLDDAQGRASGVAALCTDVTGQQRPRRELELRYQASVQIGASLDVKHTAQDLVDVLVPAFGDLAYAALAEAVLEGEEPPKIRGGGELHLRMASVASASGPWPAALIQPGEVFPPWPDHPVVRGYQRGEAVILDRASYVDAFGTPEILGRFVPEGGHSVVCAALFTRGLLLGSIDVWRTEQREPFDQQDAELLAEIASRAALSVDNARRYTREHRAAVALQQRLLPQATTDSLAADTAGVYLPAGGGAEIGGDWFDVISLPSLRCAFVVGDVIGHGLPSTATMGRLRAAIQTLADLELDPTELLTHLDDLVSRLATEAGPEQQDTIGATCLYALYDPVTGCCTLASAGHPPPILLRPDGTARVLEELSPGPPLGVGGMPFETTTIDLAPGSILALYTDGLIARADHDVDAGQRYLTERLAAHYRPDGPLQETGRALLAEAADSPSRDDIALLLARTRVLPPQATAAWEFQADPAVVTDAREATLQQLAAWGMDDLAFTTELVVSELVTNAIRYAGGPIGLRLIHDVTTLICEVTDPSNTQPRLRRARWADESGRGLFLIAQLTSRWGSRYDQSGKTIWAEQLLPLATAT; from the coding sequence ATGCGGTCCTCACCCTGGCGCGGAGACGCCTGGCCGTCCGTGTTCGGCGAGATCGCGACGGTCGTGATCGACGCTCAAGGCACTGTGCTGTGCTGGTCCCGCGCGGCCGAGGAACTGCTGGAACGGACGGCGGCGGAAGTCTGCGGGAAGCCGGCCGAGGACCTGCTCGCCGACACCTCCGAGTGGTGTTGCCGGGATGAGGCCGAGGAGACCGGGATTCCGCACGCGGGGCGGGCACTGCTGCGGCACCGCTCCGGTGACGTAGTCGAGGTCGCCTTCCAGGTATCGCCGCTGCCGGCCTCCTCGCTTCTCGTCCTGGCCGCCCCCGCCCGCCGCGTGATCGACTGGGAGCAGGGTGCAGCCTTGCTGCGTGCGCTATTCGCTCAGGACCAAATCGGGATCGGCATCCATGACTCGGACCTGACCGTCGTGCGGACCAACATCACACCCGACATGTTCGGCGGCATCGGTCTGTCCATCGGCGGCCGTCTGGCGGACGTGATGTCCCCGCAGGACGCCGAGGGCGCCGAGGCGGCACTGCGCCGGGTACTCGATACGGGTGTGCCGCTGGTCAGGCACGAGCAGTGGATGGGCTCGCCGCAGATTCCCGGGGGGCGGTGGTCCGCGCTGTCCGCATTCCGGCTGGATGATGCCCAGGGACGCGCTAGTGGGGTGGCCGCGCTCTGCACAGATGTCACCGGGCAGCAGCGGCCCCGCCGCGAGCTGGAGCTGCGATATCAGGCCTCGGTCCAGATCGGCGCTTCCCTCGACGTCAAGCACACGGCCCAGGACCTAGTGGATGTCCTCGTTCCGGCCTTCGGGGACTTGGCCTATGCGGCTCTGGCAGAGGCCGTGCTCGAAGGCGAGGAGCCCCCCAAGATCCGTGGCGGAGGAGAATTGCACCTGCGCATGGCCTCGGTGGCTTCGGCCTCCGGTCCCTGGCCGGCCGCGCTCATTCAGCCCGGTGAGGTATTTCCCCCATGGCCGGACCACCCTGTGGTGCGCGGCTACCAGCGCGGCGAGGCCGTCATCCTTGACCGGGCGAGCTATGTCGATGCATTCGGTACCCCGGAAATTCTCGGCAGGTTCGTCCCCGAGGGTGGGCACTCGGTTGTTTGCGCCGCTCTGTTCACGCGCGGCCTGCTGCTCGGCTCCATCGACGTCTGGCGCACCGAGCAGCGCGAACCCTTCGACCAGCAGGACGCGGAGCTGCTGGCCGAGATCGCCTCCCGGGCGGCGCTGAGCGTGGACAACGCCCGCCGCTACACCCGCGAACACCGAGCGGCCGTCGCCCTCCAGCAGCGCCTGCTCCCGCAGGCCACCACCGACTCCCTGGCGGCGGACACCGCGGGGGTGTACCTGCCCGCCGGGGGCGGCGCCGAGATCGGCGGCGACTGGTTCGACGTGATCTCGCTGCCCTCATTGAGATGCGCCTTCGTCGTCGGCGACGTTATCGGCCACGGCCTGCCCTCCACTGCCACCATGGGCCGGCTGCGTGCCGCTATTCAGACCCTGGCCGATCTGGAGCTCGATCCCACCGAACTACTCACCCACCTGGACGACCTTGTCAGCCGACTTGCCACCGAGGCCGGCCCCGAACAGCAGGACACGATCGGGGCTACGTGTCTGTATGCCCTATACGACCCCGTCACCGGCTGCTGCACCCTGGCCTCCGCCGGTCACCCGCCGCCCATTCTTCTCCGGCCGGACGGCACCGCCCGCGTCCTTGAGGAGCTCTCCCCGGGGCCACCGCTGGGAGTTGGTGGCATGCCCTTCGAAACCACCACGATCGACTTGGCCCCCGGCAGCATCCTCGCCCTGTACACAGACGGGCTGATCGCACGAGCCGATCACGACGTGGACGCCGGTCAGCGGTACCTGACCGAACGCCTGGCAGCGCACTACCGCCCAGACGGCCCCCTGCAGGAGACCGGCCGCGCTCTGCTCGCCGAAGCCGCCGACAGTCCGTCACGCGACGACATCGCCCTGCTCCTGGCCCGCACCCGCGTCCTGCCGCCGCAGGCCACCGCCGCCTGGGAGTTCCAGGCCGACCCCGCCGTCGTCACCGATGCCCGCGAGGCCACCCTCCAGCAGCTCGCCGCCTGGGGGATGGACGACCTGGCCTTCACCACCGAACTGGTGGTCAGTGAACTGGTCACCAACGCCATCCGTTACGCCGGCGGCCCCATCGGCCTGCGCCTGATCCACGACGTCACCACGCTCATCTGCGAGGTCACTGACCCCAGCAATACCCAGCCCCGCCTGCGCCGGGCCCGCTGGGCCGA
- a CDS encoding riboflavin kinase — MTRQSRAQYLAASRPFAIESVQSRDQVVTGVVQHGDARGRLLGFPTANLTMETSAHLDGVWSAAVVTQDDGRHWPAAVSVGRRTTFYGRHGQRLLEAHLLDVEIDLYDRQISVHLVTRLRPQRRFRDVEDLVEQLAKDVEDVRKWATSTSPEAGAR, encoded by the coding sequence ATGACTCGGCAGAGCCGTGCCCAGTACCTGGCCGCGAGCCGGCCGTTCGCAATCGAAAGCGTTCAGTCCCGAGACCAGGTTGTCACCGGCGTCGTCCAACACGGCGATGCCCGCGGCCGATTGCTGGGTTTTCCCACCGCCAACCTGACCATGGAGACCAGCGCTCACCTGGACGGTGTCTGGTCCGCCGCAGTCGTCACGCAGGATGACGGCCGACACTGGCCCGCTGCGGTCTCCGTCGGCCGGAGGACCACCTTCTACGGCCGCCACGGCCAACGACTCCTCGAAGCCCATCTTCTCGACGTGGAGATCGATCTGTACGACCGGCAAATATCGGTTCATCTCGTGACCCGCCTCCGCCCCCAGCGACGGTTTCGTGACGTCGAGGACCTTGTGGAGCAGCTGGCGAAAGATGTTGAGGACGTCCGCAAGTGGGCGACATCAACTTCACCCGAAGCGGGCGCGCGATGA